A DNA window from Malus domestica chromosome 12, GDT2T_hap1 contains the following coding sequences:
- the LOC108174862 gene encoding uncharacterized protein isoform X2 has product MSFKKRESTTDKALSHEEQLAKIYEVRKMMGPIADRLPAICSEDSISRYLRARNWNTKKAGKMLKETIKWRSEFKPEKIQWVSNAPEDIAQEAETGKMYRANYYDKFGRTVLILRPGFQNTNAVNKQIMYLVYCMENAILNMSSDQEQMAWLIDFQQWNTSSISLKATRETAKILQNHYPERLGIGILYNPPKVFESFWTMVKPFLEPKTHKKVKFVYSDNPQSKKVMEDLFNMDKLESAFGGRSSGGFDYEAYGQRMREDDKKMSSFVDSGCSSAYSPSIMSELQRSELSSDQCSEASDEGGCSSCDKTASSNLEVANEKVQGQPHDSKDVANGNTKVAV; this is encoded by the exons ATGTCATTCAAAAAGCGGGAAAGCACAACAGATAAAGCATTGTCCCATGAAGAGCAGCTGGCCAAG ATTTATGAGGTGAGGAAGATGATGGGTCCTATTGCGGATAGGCTGCCAGCCATTTGTTCAGAAGATTCAATATCAAGGTACCTACGAGCGCGGAACTGGAATACGAAGAAGGCAGGCAAGATGCTGAAAGAAACCATAAAATGGAGGTCGGAGTTCAAGCCCGAGAAGATCCAATGGGTAAGCAATGCGCCT GAAGACATTGCTCAAGAAGCGGAGACAGGAAAAATGTACAGAGCCAATTACTATGACAAGTTTGGAAGGACAGTTCTTATCCTGAGGCCTGGTTTTCAG AACACGAATGCAGTAAACAAGCAGATCATGTATTTGGTATACTGCATGGAGAATGCCATTCTGAATATGAGTTCAGATCAGGAACAGATGGCGTGGCTAATCGATTTTCAACAGTGGAACACATCAAGCATATCGTTGAAGGCGACTAGGGAAACAGCAAAGATCCTGCAAAATCATTACCCTGAGAGATTGGGAATTGGCATCCTCTATAATCCACCAAAAGTATTTGAGTCCTTTTGGACG ATGGTAAAACCATTTCTTGAGCCGAAAACACACAAGAAGGTGAAGTTTGTGTACTCGGACAACCCGCAGAGCAAGAAGGTAATGGAAGATCTTTTCAACATGGACAAGTTGGAATCTGCATTTGGTGGAAGAAGTTCAGGTGGTTTTGACTATGAAGCTTACGGACAAAGAATGCGAGAAGATGACAAGAAAATGTCTAGTTTCGTTGACTCTGGCTGTTCGTCAGCTTACTCACCATCAATCATGTCTGAGTTGCAGCGGTCGGAGTTGTCTTCTGACCAATGTTCCGAGGCCTCTGATGAAGGCGGTTGCTCGTCGTGCGACAAAACAGCTTCGTCGAACTTGGAGGTTGCCAATGAGAAGGTACAAGGACAACCGCACGACAGCAAAGATGTTGCAAATGGCAACACAAAAGTAGCTGTATGA
- the LOC108174862 gene encoding uncharacterized protein isoform X1 yields the protein MEKQMSFKKRESTTDKALSHEEQLAKIYEVRKMMGPIADRLPAICSEDSISRYLRARNWNTKKAGKMLKETIKWRSEFKPEKIQWVSNAPEDIAQEAETGKMYRANYYDKFGRTVLILRPGFQNTNAVNKQIMYLVYCMENAILNMSSDQEQMAWLIDFQQWNTSSISLKATRETAKILQNHYPERLGIGILYNPPKVFESFWTMVKPFLEPKTHKKVKFVYSDNPQSKKVMEDLFNMDKLESAFGGRSSGGFDYEAYGQRMREDDKKMSSFVDSGCSSAYSPSIMSELQRSELSSDQCSEASDEGGCSSCDKTASSNLEVANEKVQGQPHDSKDVANGNTKVAV from the exons ATGGAAAAACag ATGTCATTCAAAAAGCGGGAAAGCACAACAGATAAAGCATTGTCCCATGAAGAGCAGCTGGCCAAG ATTTATGAGGTGAGGAAGATGATGGGTCCTATTGCGGATAGGCTGCCAGCCATTTGTTCAGAAGATTCAATATCAAGGTACCTACGAGCGCGGAACTGGAATACGAAGAAGGCAGGCAAGATGCTGAAAGAAACCATAAAATGGAGGTCGGAGTTCAAGCCCGAGAAGATCCAATGGGTAAGCAATGCGCCT GAAGACATTGCTCAAGAAGCGGAGACAGGAAAAATGTACAGAGCCAATTACTATGACAAGTTTGGAAGGACAGTTCTTATCCTGAGGCCTGGTTTTCAG AACACGAATGCAGTAAACAAGCAGATCATGTATTTGGTATACTGCATGGAGAATGCCATTCTGAATATGAGTTCAGATCAGGAACAGATGGCGTGGCTAATCGATTTTCAACAGTGGAACACATCAAGCATATCGTTGAAGGCGACTAGGGAAACAGCAAAGATCCTGCAAAATCATTACCCTGAGAGATTGGGAATTGGCATCCTCTATAATCCACCAAAAGTATTTGAGTCCTTTTGGACG ATGGTAAAACCATTTCTTGAGCCGAAAACACACAAGAAGGTGAAGTTTGTGTACTCGGACAACCCGCAGAGCAAGAAGGTAATGGAAGATCTTTTCAACATGGACAAGTTGGAATCTGCATTTGGTGGAAGAAGTTCAGGTGGTTTTGACTATGAAGCTTACGGACAAAGAATGCGAGAAGATGACAAGAAAATGTCTAGTTTCGTTGACTCTGGCTGTTCGTCAGCTTACTCACCATCAATCATGTCTGAGTTGCAGCGGTCGGAGTTGTCTTCTGACCAATGTTCCGAGGCCTCTGATGAAGGCGGTTGCTCGTCGTGCGACAAAACAGCTTCGTCGAACTTGGAGGTTGCCAATGAGAAGGTACAAGGACAACCGCACGACAGCAAAGATGTTGCAAATGGCAACACAAAAGTAGCTGTATGA
- the LOC108174862 gene encoding uncharacterized protein isoform X3: MEKQMSFKKRESTTDKALSHEEQLAKIYEVRKMMGPIADRLPAICSEDSISRYLRARNWNTKKAGKMLKETIKWRSEFKPEKIQWEDIAQEAETGKMYRANYYDKFGRTVLILRPGFQNTNAVNKQIMYLVYCMENAILNMSSDQEQMAWLIDFQQWNTSSISLKATRETAKILQNHYPERLGIGILYNPPKVFESFWTMVKPFLEPKTHKKVKFVYSDNPQSKKVMEDLFNMDKLESAFGGRSSGGFDYEAYGQRMREDDKKMSSFVDSGCSSAYSPSIMSELQRSELSSDQCSEASDEGGCSSCDKTASSNLEVANEKVQGQPHDSKDVANGNTKVAV, from the exons ATGGAAAAACag ATGTCATTCAAAAAGCGGGAAAGCACAACAGATAAAGCATTGTCCCATGAAGAGCAGCTGGCCAAG ATTTATGAGGTGAGGAAGATGATGGGTCCTATTGCGGATAGGCTGCCAGCCATTTGTTCAGAAGATTCAATATCAAGGTACCTACGAGCGCGGAACTGGAATACGAAGAAGGCAGGCAAGATGCTGAAAGAAACCATAAAATGGAGGTCGGAGTTCAAGCCCGAGAAGATCCAATGG GAAGACATTGCTCAAGAAGCGGAGACAGGAAAAATGTACAGAGCCAATTACTATGACAAGTTTGGAAGGACAGTTCTTATCCTGAGGCCTGGTTTTCAG AACACGAATGCAGTAAACAAGCAGATCATGTATTTGGTATACTGCATGGAGAATGCCATTCTGAATATGAGTTCAGATCAGGAACAGATGGCGTGGCTAATCGATTTTCAACAGTGGAACACATCAAGCATATCGTTGAAGGCGACTAGGGAAACAGCAAAGATCCTGCAAAATCATTACCCTGAGAGATTGGGAATTGGCATCCTCTATAATCCACCAAAAGTATTTGAGTCCTTTTGGACG ATGGTAAAACCATTTCTTGAGCCGAAAACACACAAGAAGGTGAAGTTTGTGTACTCGGACAACCCGCAGAGCAAGAAGGTAATGGAAGATCTTTTCAACATGGACAAGTTGGAATCTGCATTTGGTGGAAGAAGTTCAGGTGGTTTTGACTATGAAGCTTACGGACAAAGAATGCGAGAAGATGACAAGAAAATGTCTAGTTTCGTTGACTCTGGCTGTTCGTCAGCTTACTCACCATCAATCATGTCTGAGTTGCAGCGGTCGGAGTTGTCTTCTGACCAATGTTCCGAGGCCTCTGATGAAGGCGGTTGCTCGTCGTGCGACAAAACAGCTTCGTCGAACTTGGAGGTTGCCAATGAGAAGGTACAAGGACAACCGCACGACAGCAAAGATGTTGCAAATGGCAACACAAAAGTAGCTGTATGA
- the LOC103449374 gene encoding C-type lectin receptor-like tyrosine-protein kinase At1g52310, with product MGLMEGNPIAVQLVAPLIVCILLGACDSHRVYKESIRRHLVASGTEESKEPCPTGWILGPNRRKCFGYMRSAQPWNESETHCKSYNGNLAAFKTSQELTFAQILCAETSGCWVGGRGVNSTIGLGWKWFDNTSYWNGSFFPGEPLQSICSNISCHTNSSVDVCILVANRSTSLSAERCNTSRAFICMVDLGNRCYHMHCHREYLIILGVVSGLILFTTLAVVIWLLAYKRSKKRRRSRKLSNPAETALVPPSWKVFMKEELRSITKNFSEGNRLLGDAKTGGTYSGLLPDGSRVAVKRLKRSSFQRKKEFYSEIGRVSRLHHPNLVAVKGCCYDHGDRYIVYEFIVNGPLDKWLHHIPRGGRSLDWAMRMKIATTLAQGIAFLHDKVKPHVVHRDIRASNVLLDEDFGAHLMGVGLSKFVPYEVIHERTVMAGGTYGYLAPEFVYRNELTTKSDVYSFGVLLLEIVSGRRPAQAVDSVGWQSIFEWATPLVQAHRYPDLLDPHITASSSGIPEAGVIQKVVDLVYACTQHVPSMRPRMSHIVHQLQQLAQAPVPK from the exons ATGGGTTTGATGGAAGGGAATCCGATTGCTGTGCAATTGGTTGCGCCTCTGATTGTTTGCATTCTGCTGGGTGCATGCGATTCACATAGG GTGTATAAGGAGTCGATTCGCAGGCATTTGGTTGCTTCTGGAACTGAAGAAAGTAAAG AACCATGCCCTACTGGTTGGATTCTTGGACCTAATAGGAGGAAGTGCTTTGGTTATATGAGAAGCGCCCAACCATGGAACGAGTCAGAAACCCATTGTAAAAGTTATAATGGCAACTTAGCAGCATTCAAAACATCTCAAGAACTTACGTTTGCTCAAATTCTGTGTGCTGAAACCAGTGGCTGCTGGGTTGGAGGAAGAGGTGTCAACTCTACCATTGGTCTTGGTTGGAAATGGTTTGATAATACTTCGTATTGGAATGGGTCTTTCTTTCCTGGGGAACCTCTTCAATCCATTTGCAGTAACATCTCTTGCCACACCAATAGTTCTGTCGATGTATGCATATTGGTGGCTAATAGATCCACATCTCTCTCGGCTGAAAGATGCAATACGTCTCGTGCTTTTATATGCATGGTTGATTTAG GGAACAGATGTTACCACATGCATTGCCACAGAGAATATCTTATTATCCTTGGAGTAGTAAGTGGGTTGATTCTCTTCACAACATTAGCTGTAGTGATTTGGCTTCTTGCATACAAGCGGAGCAAGAAGCGCAGACGTTCCCGCAAACTATCTAATCCAGCAGAAACTGCATTAGTCCCTCCGTCATGGAAAGTCTTCATGAAAGAGGAACTAAGGTCAATTACAAAGAACTTTAGTGAAGGAAACCGTCTTCTGGGAGATGCCAAGACAGGTGGCACGTATAGTGGACTTCTTCCTGATGGCTCAAGGGTTGCTGTTAAGAGGTTGAAGAGATCTAGTTTTCAAAGGAAAAAGGAGTTCTACTCTGAAATTGGAAGGGTTTCAAGGCTTCACCACCCAAATTTGGTGGCTGTGAAAGGCTGCTGTTATGATCATGGTGATCGCTACATAGTTTATGAGTTCATAGTTAATGGACCTTTGGATAAATGGCTGCACCACATACCTAGGGGTGGTCGGAGCTTAGATTGGGCCATGAGAATGAAAATTGCCACAACTCTTGCTCAAGGAATTGC GTTCTTGCATGACAAGGTGAAGCCACATGTCGTGCATCGTGATATCCGTGCCAGTAATGTACTGCTTGATGAAGATTTCGGAGCACATCTAATGGGGGTTGGTCTGTCAAAGTTTGTCCCATATGAAGTGATCCATGAGAGGACCGTGATGGCTGGTGGCACATACGGATACCTTGCTCCAGAATTTGTCTACAGAAATGAACTTACGACAAAGAGTGATGTTTATAGTTTTGGTGTGCTGCTGCTTGAAATTGTCAGTGGACGTAGACCTGCACAGGCCGTTGATTCTGTGGGTTGGCAGAGCATTTTTGAGTGGGCAACACCTCTGGTTCAGGCTCATCGCTACCCGGACCTCCTGGATCCTCATATAACCGCTTCTTCTTCTGGGATTCCGGAGGCTGGTGTGATTCAAAAGGTGGTGGACCTCGTTTATGCTTGTACACAGCATGTCCCATCAATGCGCCCGAGGATGTCACACATTGTTCATCAGCTTCAACAGTTAGCCCAGGCTCCCGTTCCAAAATAG
- the LOC103449376 gene encoding probable steroid-binding protein 3 — protein MEGIYGAVMEEIWRYTGLSPTAFFTIAGMMVVVYRIVTGMFVDPEDFNQPPVAATINTVDPISKSNFVNKYFNSTGAARGSSVQMGDMTEEQLREYGGSDPNKPLLIAIRAQIYDVSSSRNFYGPGGPYAMFAGREVSRALALLSFKPQDINGNLEGLGPDELGILQDWEEKFIEKYDKVGRLVTELRMNSDE, from the exons ATGGAAGGAATATACGGAGCAGTGATGGAGGAGATATGGCGGTACACAGGGCTGTCACCGACGGCCTTCTTCACAATCGCCGGGATGATGGTCGTGGTTTACAGAATAGTTACTGGCATGTTTGTGGATCCCGAAGACTTCAACCAGCCTCCGGTGGCGGCCACCATCAACACCGTCGATCCTATTTCCAAATCCAATTTTGTGAATAAATACTTCAATTCCACGGGGGCGGCGAGAGGCTCGTCGGTACAAATGGGAGACATGACGGAGGAGCAGCTGAGAGAGTACGGCGGGTCTGACCCCAACAAGCCGCTGCTTATTGCCATCAGAGCTCAGATCTACGACGTCTCTTCCTCCAG GAACTTCTACGGACCAGGTGGACCGTACGCCATGTTTGCTGGAAGGGAAGTTAGCAGAGCGCTGGCTCTTCTGTCTTTTAAACCCCAAGACATAAACGGCAACCTCGAAGGTCTCGGCCCTGATGAACTTGGCATATTACAGGACTGGGAAGAGAAGTTCATCGAAAAATATGACAAGGTCGGGCGGCTTGTAACAGAGCTGAGGATGAATTCTGATGAGTAA
- the LOC103449377 gene encoding chaperone protein dnaJ 72-like, protein MDHYKVLGLTRNASKAEIKEAFRKLAVKLHPDKHSASPKAERDSATVRFKQVSEAYQVLTDDRKRADYNFQSSRRPHSNYNTYTRSYGYGYSRSNTYSYRRGGGGSGAANRASSAFENLLRYVTTRAFLLNVSVAGAFLGGMAVVNLGWDAFWKMHNNEKSFEEAMRSIRKAKVHTEKQSEPATKVPS, encoded by the exons ATGGATCACTACAAGGTATTGGGGCTGACGAGGAACGCGAGCAAAGCCGAAATCAAGGAAGCGTTCAGGAAGCTGGCGGTGAAGCTGCACCCAGACAAGCATTCCGCTTCCCCCAAGGCGGAGAGAGACAGCGCCACCGTCCGATTCAAGCAGGTATCCGAGGCCTACCAGGTCCTCACCGACGATCGCAAGCGCGCCGACTACAATTTCCAGAGCTCTCGCCGCCCCCACAGCAATTACAATACCTACACTCGCAGTTACGGTTATGGATACAGTAGAAGTAATACTTACAGTTACAGAAGAGGAGGTGGCGGTTCTGGGGCCGCCAACAGAGCTTCCTCCGCCTTTGAGAATTTACTCCGATATGTCACGACCCGCGCTTTCCTTCTCAATGTCTCCGTAGCAGG GGCTTTCTTAGGTGGCATGGCAGTTGTTAATTTGGGCTGGGATGCCTTCTGGAAGATGCATAATAATGAG aaatcatttgaagaAGCCATGAGATCCATTCGAAAAGCCAAAGTACATACAGAGAAGCAGTCGGAGCCAGCCACCAAAGTCCCTAGCTAA
- the LOC103449378 gene encoding protein PLANT CADMIUM RESISTANCE 10 codes for MKGQSSYAPPAYVPLGMSDSESAIVLCSEDPPMQQSSGDGPKQWSSGICACCDDMQSCCVGLFCPCFLFGKNAEFLGSGTLLGSCMTHFILWALVNTVCCLLTEGLFLGIPGCFVACYACGYRSALRTKYNLQEAPCGDFVTHFFCHLCAICQEYREIREKSDSGPPDLSLAVVTAPSVQTMEPGLQM; via the exons ATGAAGGGCCAAAGCAGCTATGCTCCACCTGCCTACGTTCCGTTGGGAATGTCGGATTCTGAATCAGCGATTGTGTTGTGCAGTGAAGACCCTCCCATGCAGCAAAGCAGCGGTGATGGGCCCAAACAATGGTCTTCTGGAATCTGCGCATGCTGTGACGATATGCAGAGCT GTTGTGTAGGTTTGTTTTGTCCTTGCTTTCTGTTCGGAAAGAATGCAGAATTTCTGGGTTCTGGGACATTATTAGGATCATGCATGACTCATTTTATTTTGTGGGCACTGGTTAATACTGTCTGCTGCTTATTGACTGAGGGTCTGTTTTTGGGCATACCGGGATGCTTTGTTGCATGTTATGCTTGTGGCTACCGCAGTGCCCTAAGAACAAAGTATAATCTTCAG GAAGCGCCATGTGGAGACTTTGTCACTCATTTTTTCTGCCATCTGTGTGCCATTTGTCAAGAGTACCGGGAGATCCGTGAAAAGTCTGACTCCGGCCCTCCTGACCTGAGTCTGGCTGTAGTTACAGCCCCATCAGTCCAGACAATGGAACCAGGTCTCCAAATGTAA
- the LOC103449379 gene encoding vacuolar histidine transporter YPQ3-like isoform X1 has product MGMGMGLLGSSTIPLGVGMGGVVGEHCWEWGRKYLKYELCSVKDGMSLALGVISVLSWGVAEVPQIITNYKAKSSQGLSLAFLITWIIGDLFNLFGCLLEPATLPTQYYTAILYLTTTLVLSVQTIYYGYVYPRLNNLRQKKGSKTNPAEVPGKASGRVNVIDTPSAGNEWTSPILCPNISPGRESYYISARSLSRSHTPSEGFHAAQRKILPFNRNRNPNEEPLLGALASTQSAPSNNVKTTLCVVSLMTLFCTFNQRSVDLIVDNPNRGVVMQVGRRLLQVNSGLLREMGTKHSSGIGSFLGWGMAVIYIGGRFPQIYLNIRKGNVDGLNPFMFIFAVVGNAAYVASILVNSMEWSKISPNLAWLVDAGGCMLLDIFILLQFFQYWRHRNVGGKDRHSNAA; this is encoded by the exons atggGAATGGGAATGGGATTGCTGGGGAGCTCAACAATCCCATTGGGAGTGGGAATGGGAGGAGTAGTGGGCGAGCATTGCTGGGAATGGGGGAGAAAGTACTTGAAGTACGAACTCTGCAGCGTGAAGGACGGCATGTCGTTGGCGCTGGGTGTAATCAGCGTACTCAGTTGGGGTGTCGCTGAGGTTCCCCAAATCATCACCAACTACAAGGCCAAATCCAGTCAAGGCCTCTCTCTTGCTTTCTTGATCACTTGGATTATCGG GGACCTGTTTAACCTTTTTGGCTGCCTGTTAGAACCAGCTACT CTTCCAACACAGTACTACACAGCAATT TTGTATTTAACAACCACATTGGTTCTTTCTGTACAGACCATATACTATGGTTACGTATATCCTCGTCTTAATAATTTGAGACAGAAAAAG GGTTCCAAGACTAATCCGGCTGAGGTTCCAGGAAAAGCTAGTGGCAGGGTTAATGTGATTGACACCCCCTCTGCAGGAAATGAATGGACTTCACCCATTCTTTGTCCCAATATTTCTCCTGGACGAGAATCATACTACAT ATCGGCAAGATCTTTATCAAGGAGTCACACCCCTTCAGAAGGATTTCATGCAGCACAAAGAAAAATTCTTCCATTTAATCGTAATCGAAATCCAAATGAAGAGCCCTTGCTTGGTGCACTTGCATCTACACAGTCTGCACCATCTAATAATGTCAAGACTACGCTGTGTGTG GTCTCGCTGATGACCCTCTTTTGCACTTTTAATCAACGATCAGTTGATTTAATTGTTGACAATCCAAATCGAGGAGTAGTGATGCAAGTAGGAAGAAGGCTGTTGCAG GTAAATAGTGGGCTGTTGCGAGAAATGGGTACTAAACATAGCAGTGGGATAGGAAGTTTCCTTGGTTGGGGAATGGCAGTTATTTACATTGGTGGACGGTTTCCCCAAATTTACTTAAAT ATCCGCAAGGGGAATGTTGAC GGGCTTAATCCTTTTATGTTCATCTTTGCTGTTGTTGGAAATGCAGCTTACGTCGCAAG CATTTTGGTGAACAGCATGGAGTGGTCGAAAATCAGTCCGAATCTTGCGTGGCTGGTGGATGCTGGAGGATGCATGCTTCTGGATATTTTT ATACTACTTCAATTCTTCCAATACTGGAGACACAGAAATGTAGGGGGTAAGGATAGACACTCCAATGCAGCCTAG
- the LOC103449379 gene encoding vacuolar lysine transporter YPQ1-like isoform X2: protein MGMGMGLLGSSTIPLGVGMGGVVGEHCWEWGRKYLKYELCSVKDGMSLALGVISVLSWGVAEVPQIITNYKAKSSQGLSLAFLITWIIGDLFNLFGCLLEPATLPTQYYTAITIYYGYVYPRLNNLRQKKGSKTNPAEVPGKASGRVNVIDTPSAGNEWTSPILCPNISPGRESYYISARSLSRSHTPSEGFHAAQRKILPFNRNRNPNEEPLLGALASTQSAPSNNVKTTLCVVSLMTLFCTFNQRSVDLIVDNPNRGVVMQVGRRLLQVNSGLLREMGTKHSSGIGSFLGWGMAVIYIGGRFPQIYLNIRKGNVDGLNPFMFIFAVVGNAAYVASILVNSMEWSKISPNLAWLVDAGGCMLLDIFILLQFFQYWRHRNVGGKDRHSNAA from the exons atggGAATGGGAATGGGATTGCTGGGGAGCTCAACAATCCCATTGGGAGTGGGAATGGGAGGAGTAGTGGGCGAGCATTGCTGGGAATGGGGGAGAAAGTACTTGAAGTACGAACTCTGCAGCGTGAAGGACGGCATGTCGTTGGCGCTGGGTGTAATCAGCGTACTCAGTTGGGGTGTCGCTGAGGTTCCCCAAATCATCACCAACTACAAGGCCAAATCCAGTCAAGGCCTCTCTCTTGCTTTCTTGATCACTTGGATTATCGG GGACCTGTTTAACCTTTTTGGCTGCCTGTTAGAACCAGCTACT CTTCCAACACAGTACTACACAGCAATT ACCATATACTATGGTTACGTATATCCTCGTCTTAATAATTTGAGACAGAAAAAG GGTTCCAAGACTAATCCGGCTGAGGTTCCAGGAAAAGCTAGTGGCAGGGTTAATGTGATTGACACCCCCTCTGCAGGAAATGAATGGACTTCACCCATTCTTTGTCCCAATATTTCTCCTGGACGAGAATCATACTACAT ATCGGCAAGATCTTTATCAAGGAGTCACACCCCTTCAGAAGGATTTCATGCAGCACAAAGAAAAATTCTTCCATTTAATCGTAATCGAAATCCAAATGAAGAGCCCTTGCTTGGTGCACTTGCATCTACACAGTCTGCACCATCTAATAATGTCAAGACTACGCTGTGTGTG GTCTCGCTGATGACCCTCTTTTGCACTTTTAATCAACGATCAGTTGATTTAATTGTTGACAATCCAAATCGAGGAGTAGTGATGCAAGTAGGAAGAAGGCTGTTGCAG GTAAATAGTGGGCTGTTGCGAGAAATGGGTACTAAACATAGCAGTGGGATAGGAAGTTTCCTTGGTTGGGGAATGGCAGTTATTTACATTGGTGGACGGTTTCCCCAAATTTACTTAAAT ATCCGCAAGGGGAATGTTGAC GGGCTTAATCCTTTTATGTTCATCTTTGCTGTTGTTGGAAATGCAGCTTACGTCGCAAG CATTTTGGTGAACAGCATGGAGTGGTCGAAAATCAGTCCGAATCTTGCGTGGCTGGTGGATGCTGGAGGATGCATGCTTCTGGATATTTTT ATACTACTTCAATTCTTCCAATACTGGAGACACAGAAATGTAGGGGGTAAGGATAGACACTCCAATGCAGCCTAG